Proteins from a single region of Hordeum vulgare subsp. vulgare chromosome 6H, MorexV3_pseudomolecules_assembly, whole genome shotgun sequence:
- the LOC123405944 gene encoding probable choline kinase 1 produces the protein MADCHALEVVPLKGAMTNEVYQVCWLTTPAEAGAGAGPLKEREVWKVLVRIYGDGVDLFFDREDELRSFECMSRHGQGPRLLGRFPNDRVEEFIHARVGAYRV, from the coding sequence ATGGCAGACTGCCACGCGCTGGAGGTGGTGCCACTTAAGGGCGCCATGACCAACGAGGTGTACCAGGTGTGCTGGCTCACCACCCCGGCCGAGGCAGGCGCGGGCGCAGGGCCGCTCAAGGAGAGGGAGGTGTGGAAGGTGCTGGTGCGGATTTACGGCGACGGCGTCGACCTCTTCTTCGACCGCGAGGACGAGTTGCGCAGCTTCGAGTGCATGTCCCGCCACGGCCAGGGCCCCCGCCTCCTCGGCCGCTTCCCCAACGACCGCGTCGAGGAGTTCATCCACGCACGGGTAGGTGCATATCGCGTCTAa